One genomic window of Streptomyces sp. NBC_01498 includes the following:
- a CDS encoding fumarylacetoacetate hydrolase family protein: MKLLRVGTAGAERPALLDQDGTLRDLSGLVPDIDGALLADDAALDRVRAAAASGDLPVLDTAGLRTGPPVARIGKIVCIGLNYHDHARETGADIPTEPIIFFKAADTVVGPEDTVLVPRTSVKTDWEVELAVVIGRTARYLASHEEALAHVAGYAVSHDVSERAFQIERGGQWDKGKNCETFNPFGPWLVTADEVPDPQALSLTLSVNGERKQDGTTAEQIFPVAEVVRYVSQFMTLYPGDVINTGTPAGVALGQPEPKPYLRAGDVVELEISGLGRQRQVFQDA; encoded by the coding sequence ATGAAGCTGCTGCGTGTCGGTACGGCGGGTGCGGAGCGCCCGGCGCTGCTCGACCAGGACGGGACCCTGCGGGACCTGTCCGGCCTGGTCCCGGACATCGACGGCGCGCTGCTCGCCGACGACGCCGCGCTGGACCGGGTACGGGCCGCCGCCGCCTCCGGTGACCTGCCCGTCCTGGACACGGCCGGACTGCGCACCGGCCCGCCGGTCGCCCGGATCGGCAAGATCGTGTGCATCGGGCTGAACTACCACGACCACGCGCGCGAGACCGGGGCGGACATCCCGACCGAGCCGATCATCTTCTTCAAGGCGGCGGACACGGTGGTCGGCCCGGAGGACACCGTTCTCGTCCCGCGCACGAGCGTCAAGACGGACTGGGAGGTCGAACTGGCCGTCGTCATCGGCCGTACCGCCCGCTACCTCGCCTCCCACGAGGAGGCGCTGGCGCACGTCGCGGGCTACGCCGTCTCGCACGACGTGTCCGAGCGCGCGTTCCAGATCGAGCGCGGCGGCCAGTGGGACAAGGGCAAGAACTGCGAGACGTTCAACCCGTTCGGCCCGTGGCTCGTGACGGCCGACGAGGTGCCGGACCCGCAGGCGCTGTCGCTCACGCTGTCCGTCAACGGCGAGCGGAAGCAGGACGGCACGACGGCCGAGCAGATCTTCCCGGTGGCCGAAGTGGTGCGCTACGTCAGCCAGTTCATGACGCTCTACCCGGGCGACGTCATCAACACCGGTACGCCGGCGGGTGTGGCGCTCGGGCAGCCGGAGCCGAAGCCGTATCTGCGGGCCGGGGACGTCGTCGAGCTGGAGATCAGCGGGCTCGGGCGGCAGCGTCAGGTGTTCCAGGACGCGTGA